tcaaaagacatttgtttaacacacccaacatttcaaaatcatttgcattggctcctgtagacaccctattttggattttccaaattagtttacttacggtatttgattccccgatgatgaaatagatcaagaacaccccggaaacgttagtatgtttgagctttgagcattccaaaaCCCTTTCAGATCCTTTCAAATTCtctaaaccaaaaccaaaaggcctcaacaaaacccaacttgcATACGCTGGTAatcaactggcgtgcgccgaTCCTCTGCCacatgtcagtcatcggtcaactttgaccgttgaccaagcccgaactggagtacgccagtcaaacttccggtcaaacttgtgtttttaagcatgcagaagccatgggtaggggtctacagcacttgggaaccttccaatccaTTGAAAAAGCATTCTCCGCCGGGGGACATTTCTTACACccccatcccatcaccttttcctctcatccaatgagaagcAAACCTTAAGGGCTAAGGCACCAGTCCCTTTGACTGGCCttagcccctctctctccctttccttCTATATATTCCCCCTTTCTTCATCCTTGCAAGGggttaccaaaaacaaaaagagagttCCTAAGTCTcttcctctatctctctcctttggtttcttgctttttcttcttccaccacttgaaagagtaagcaagcAGCCCCTTTCATACATCATCCAAGCCCAAACATTTATCATCCATCCCTCaaacctcaagctcaagctcaaaacacaccatcaaactcaaaagcaaaaggtatacacctttgaactgttttcctgttctgatTTCTGAGGGGAGCTGATAGGGTCAAGGcaggtaatcaataccagtcctggccctaacgCTGTCAAggcttcaaaaacaaaaaaatcgtttctgactagaatcggcgtgcgccggtaaTAAGCCCGCGTACGCCGGTTCGTGGCAGAACGtacagttttaaatttgatctgTTTGGAGTCTGTCTGGAACTGGCGTACTCTAGTTCCAAGCCCTCcagaactggcgtactccagttgtgaAATGGGGTCTagatctttgttttatgctttatttcctgtctattcatcaccttattgcatgctaaaaactagTCTACTGCTTTttgtatttagaactgtttagttgtaATTATCAATATTTGTCCATATCGGTTTTAGAAAGCCTCTGGGatgctttctggtcatgttccagaacccagatgatgcaaagccaagcagtGGGTAAGGGGTGTAACTGGCGTATGGTCTCATACGattggcgtacggcagttatgccaagatccagtggctggcccttgcatcttagcttagtcttggcctctcttaggttcccacactgtttttggggtgttctgtttattttcatggcttaaagccgtttcatctgtctgtaattatATAACTGCTGATATattgactgcgtggtttgtcctgggtgtgcgctggtccattccagagcctagagggttgcaaacaaagactgtgagttcatggtaagtggagtacgccagcgatgaggtggcgtgcgcaggttgcgttagtatgcagtggcctggccgGTGCATACTGGTGCAATACCTGCTCACATCCCTTCAGAGCAGCATACTCCACCTTACTCAAACTGctctcggtgcttgttctcaatctatgattattattgcaagcaaatcacccataaagcattttgtcacataaattgcaacttgttaccgttttaatccccattaactgctcccccgccctaactggctaaaaaagatgatcaaatgagagaaaaatgcaaaagttttataaaaatgcctgagtagagaccgatctccggattgggcgagaggggtgccataaaacccttcccctctcgtaacctggctcccgaacctcagatatcgaaggtgacgacgaaccagtctacaagcctttttcaaaaatcaaacaaacgtggcaaacgttttcgagttcggttccttaggtgttttcaccgctaaaacccgagtggcgactctgaatcgaggcgtttcgccgcgcttttccaacaaaaagggccgcacccaattttacaaataaaatttcTGGGGAGCGTGCCCACAGcttcgtaccgcggataaccaagctacacacccaaccttggttccgccgcgtcgggttcccaagtatcctcacaatggttccgccgcgccgggttcccattggcacacaaaaatatttgcattggctccgtaccgcggataaccaagctacacacccaaccttggttccgccgcgccgggttcccaagtatcctcacaatggttccgccgcgccgggttcccattggcacacaaaaatatttgcattggctccgtaccgcggataaccaagctacacacccaaccttggttccgccgcgccgggttcccaagtatcctcacaatggttccgccgcgccaggtttccattggcacacaaaacttgcattggctcctctccacggataaccaagccctattaccaatgaggctaccacgtccggccgcattggcaatcttcacaatgggctaccaagtccggccacattgtggttttcacaatccgcGCAATGGgataccaagtccggccacattacgagttttcatacacacaacgagctatcaagtccggccacgttgcgatTTTCataatccacacgatgggctaccacgtccgaccacatcgtgggtttccatacacacaatgggctaccaagtccagccacattgcggtttcaaaacacatcacccttttcaaatgtttcttttacacacgcacacaactcacataatgccacccaaaaccggtcattatgtactttcaaaatattttcttcctcgaaaaatatttcctttcattaaccacaccctaggtgtcatgtttctactttctcggttctcgtgtctcgttacatgcaaagaccaCGCGGTAGGACAAGaccatccaattctatattatttATCAcactcaatcactacttataacataacgccacatgtacggacgcctttggagtgtatcacttatgctttattcaaagcacaacgccacatgtacggacgtctttggagtgaaatcatttatgctttatcacaccacaagtaatacaagcaaatcatatacgcatactcataatcatcttaaagatcaaaatacaatatttctaaacaaacgataagtacgtaaataaagataacctactttatatttgagtaagtaaataagtAAATGGGAAGTAAGTAAAtgggaagtaagtaaggatttccttacctatacttagagatagtggacaagggattctaccttacttcttggcggtagtcggctacggaaggttagtcggctacggaaagtacgtcggtggtcgggcggagtaacttcctacggtggtctccggtagcttcgaaagagaaaggtttctctcgaaacttcttctagactaacactactctactttatagatcgaagggtggtcgagtggcggtttagtggtggtcttggatgagtttcttgaagaactcaagaacaactcaagaacaaagaagaactaacaagaacaaagaaagaacaagatttttctagagagagaagttgctaggtgaaggtgtgagttgaatgagaagcatggggtgctatttataggcaaaaccttggctccctctccctctctaatggccggccctctctctctctaaatcctccatggatttgctccattaagtcatcaaatcaacctttcaaccaagtcatagccctttctccaatcttaggccaaatcttaggtgtaaggctataagatcattaggctttctaggtaattaaaacctaggtctagcttgtagtcaaaatcttaggctaacaAAGGCTAGGATAATggccatcataggttgtcattagacaaaatagacttaggcctaataaggtagcttgcaaggctaggttagtccttggattggactataggagatttgtttggaaagaaggagataatggtacaagatttgggtactaaacaatcctagaagtacaatggggagttagttttggctaggaagaagattcaccaaggatttgaaaagatgagaaagatcaaggaagtacaacaaaaatctctccctctctctctctcggcccatctctctctctctcggcccatctctctctctctctctcggcctctctctctctcggcaatttctctctctctctctctcaagtacactacatatatatatactactaaggtacaaagtacaagatttacaaaatcaaatacctaaataaagaattacaattaggcacatgataaataaactagtgtactaatgtactctaggaagatcaactcccaaATAagttaatccaattgggtacaaaaccccaatataaaataatataaaagtacttagaagaatcttaggccttaaaggctactagggctactaagtacttttataataaaataatgtgtactttcatcacatggggtttaagaaaatattagtttaatgagcccatgtactagttgaaagaataaaccTTTTAACTATTGagtaataaatcccctaacttttattgtccaagaGATGATagttaaaatgaaatttttatattaaaataatcaaaattgtacttttaaagcatgtgacaaaagtcctatattaaatataggtgtggtaccaagtaccccaattaaataaaaaggctaggattctccccattagtttttaatagagtacaagtactagaaaatctagggtttagatataccccaacagtttaatgcataaaagtacatgggaatccaaatcttgatttttaaaatgaaactttgtacttggtaggaagatttgggctattacccaatggataataatttccctagcggttaataaccaaaggataatagaagtacaagtacttttatacttaaaataagattttgaaaagactacatgtactttaaacaaaatataataatgaaaagcttattgtccaatggacaaaaattaccctaatcACTATGGACCAAacggtaaaggcaaaaggttcaaaagtttcaaaaggtccaaaaggtccatctagtaactaggtgagttggttacttggttcctccaagtagtcggttggaaattaactaaattggtcacgtagggtttctagttgagaccaaaatttaactacgacgaaaattaacaagaaatcacatAGCTCCTCTCCAATTCAcagagaattggaggatcctccaattccaaTTTAATGGTCAAGATTACCCTAATAACTCAAGCCCCAAAGCTCCTATGGTATTCTATGGGCACCCAATTACTCCCCCAATATTTCTCAATTGCATAAGCATCTTCCCTCCCcattttttgaacggcgaaaaaaattcattaatcttcGCAGTTGttacaaaaaatttaattctttttaaaCGGCGTCTTCTCTCCTCATTAAACCTgtctatgaaaaaaaaaattatactcatGAGGATTTTTTTCGACCCATAGCATATAGCTCATGagaatttttttactaatatcatattagtattttttttttctttcagcaTGGTTTTTTTCGTTGATATTATCTTATTATGTAACTCATGAGAATTTTTTATTGATACAAGTGTATTTTCACATGTGCTTCACATTGTGTTGTGTACTCATTGATGTAGTTGTTCTTATATGTAAGAAAGTTAAAATTAAGATTCAGCTatgaaaattagaaagaaatcgtaagagtaagtaattgaacgtaaaataatttttacagaaaaaaatattttagaagaaaTGCAAAAGGAGTTTTTTGATTAACGTGTGAATCTACACATGTTATTAAAGTTACGAAGAATCTGGTAAATTGCTCCTTGAAATATGATAAATGATAATTGAGAAATATTTTGGGAGTAATTATTGAGTGCCCGTAGAATACTATATGtgttttggattgaaaatactTAGGTAATATTGACTATTGAATTAGAATCGGAGGATCCTCAAATTATCTATGAATTGGACGGGAGCTGAGCTCAAACCGAACATGTGggcttaggccccgttctggaaacttttttaaaaaataagtatttattttgccacttctcattaaaaaataagaaaggtcatttcacaaaacccaaataaaaagttcctttcacatttttcaaactcaaaaatcatgtaaatgaaaaaaaaaatcaatttttttgcactgtattaaagatctcaatgagatctatcaaacaagatccatagtgataggaaaattatttgcgtaaacacatgattttagagcttgaagttgccttatacaaaaaataagactgttgctatgataatgagcgccggcggagggaaatcgtaccggcggccgcgtCGGGCTgtctccgaccaccggacggccgatccgagccgtccaaaaattctagaaaaaaaaaccgagggggccttcgcgggaatcaatggcatccaaggtgtgtagggtgcttgatccgattGCCCCGCCGGGCTGTGTCCGACaatcggatcaagcaccctacacgcctcggatgctgttgattcccgcgaaggccccctcggtttttttttctagaatttttgaacggctcggatcagccgtccggtggccggagacagcccggcgcgGCCACCGGTATAATTttcctccgccggcgcccattagttcctatataaattctgaaaaataagcacgttcttcttattttttggaaacaagccttcttattcaacaaaaaataagttcctATTTGGGCACTTTTGTCCTGCTGTTACTTCTTCCAAGAGATGTGTTGCAGTAAAGGGCAGCCCTGGTGTATCTGGTGGGCGGGCGACCAATTCCATTCCGTATGCTGGGAAAGCGTAGAAAGGAAGAGTTAGCAGAGGAAAATGGTGTTCAAAGGCAGGTTCTTCTCATCGAAGAAATCGGACCCATCTAGCCCAGAAGGATCGAATAGCCCTCGATCGCTGGGCTCCAACTCCCCCAGTACCAGATCTGAGAAGAAGAAGGTCAAATCCACCAAAAACGATCCGCCGCCGATCAATTCTACTACtaatagtactagtactagtaccAGTACTGCCGTTAGGTTCGGTGCCaaacaacaacagcaacaacaatcatcatcatcagtaAAGAAGAAGGATAATAATAAGGATGTGAAGGGCAAAGAGTCGTTTGAGGAGACTACTAGTCAAGGTCCAGCTCCTCATTCCGGTTTGAAAGTGTCACCGATTGTGGCGTCGTCGCTGGGACTGAATCGCATCAAGACGCGGTCGGGGCCTCTGCCTCAGGAGAGCTTTTTCGTGTTTAGTAAGGGCCAGGGTGGGTCTAGTAATCTTTCCAAGCCTCCTGTTGCTTCTGGTGCTGGCGATGACGCCACCGTCGCGTGGTCGTCTTCGTCTTTGGGTTCTGGTTCGGGGGTTAGtcgaaaaaaaaagatgggTTCTGAAGAGGAGAAAGATGTTAAATTTGGGGGATGTAGTGTTATTGATCATAATAACAATGGAAGCAATTCACACAGAATGTCTTCGGAGAGTGGACCAACGTCTACAGACCATAGTCCCCTTATTCAGACCAGGTCTAGGCTCCGCGATGCTGAATCTTCCTCAGAAGCTGCTGGTAAGTACCGATCATCAACCATGGTTCACAATGGTTTAATTATGTGGGTGAAACTTAATCGAACATAAGCCGTGAAGATTGCTTTTGCCCAGAATCCTTGACAAGGCAACTGGcttgtgttttgttttcctgCATCATTATCAGTATTGAGTTCCAATAAAAGTGGTATCTGCAGTTAGGGTTCATGTTTTTATTGACGCAAAAACTGTGTTAAACATGATTGAATGGAGATGAGGCAAAAACAAGTTGATACTTTGTATGTGAATTGGGCAAGCCTTGATTTACTCAGGAAGTGGACGCATATGCAAGCAAATTGGGCAAGTGTAATGATGAAACTAGTGGTAATCTTGCATTTACAGGCAGTTGCTTGTACAGTATCACATTTTTGGATTTAGTATTTGTACCAAGGGGCTAATGTCGTCAtgggtttgtttggaaaattGGTTTTTGTCACTTTTATCTGACATCGCTTTCCTAAACAAAATGATATGgcgaattttgaatttttatgcCAATGCGGGATGTCTTTGTAAAGCGTGTTGGGGTCACCTCCCCCGTCTTACCTCGGAAGTCTACATTGGTGATCTTAAGATAAATAAGTACAGGTGTTGAATCTAATTCTCAGCCACTTTAGCTAGCCCTATGTGATTCTCGTGGTTGTCTTTACGTTTACGGTTGGATCTTTTCCTTGACTGAGTGCACAGCCCCCGAGCCCACACTCAGGTACGTGGGTTTGCTCTTGTATCAAAAAGAATGACGGCGGGAATTACCCTAAAAGGCTAGCCAATGAGGTTGACAAATTTGTGGGACGAGGTGTTAAATAAGTAACAAAAGAAGATTTGTAAAGCAAAGGATGCCGATAGCCCGATACAATTTTGTCGACACCATTGAGCATTACATTCATGTTTaaatgaaagaaacaaaagacgTTGCTGGTGCAATTTGATTTAGACACAACGCAAGCCTAGGATAGGAGTcgaagattcttattttttggttaggaCAAAGATAAGCAGTCGAATTCCTTTTCTATTGGCAAAGAGTCAAAGTCTTTTTCTATTGGAAATTATTATCATTAGTGCACAAGCCTTTGGGCTACTTGAAGAAAGTAGATATCTTTTCTATGCATGATTCATTGCCTCTAAAACATCATCCCCATGCAAGGAGTCATGAACTGCAACTGTTAATGTGAGATGATTGTTTCATGCTGGAAGGACGAAAAAACCTACTAGGGTGTTGGTCCATATCCGACACATGTTAAACAATGTCATTTGCCGAAACCAAGTTGATGGCGTGTACTTGTTGCACCATGATGGGGTATTATATTGCTGTAAAGTTTCTAATTACTATGATGTCTAGGAGACATTGACAAAAaggtactattttttttttcccagacaGCTAGTTTCTCAGCTTAAGTTTTGGTGAGAATGAAGAGGCTAAAGAGTATAAGgctaaaaaaaatctgaattgTTATTTGCGCACAAGGTTCACAACTCTTTTGATACATTTAGTGTTGGTGGGTAGCACCTTTCGTATAGATTAAACTTTGGCCTCTGAAATGGTACCGGTTAAAGATTTTGATACTTTTAACTCGTAACTAGTTGGCAGTTTGTATTTATTCCTTGCTTGGATTTCCTGAATTACCCTCAGGGCAACGCAACTCATCTTGGCGCCATTCTGGAGGCTTGAGAAGTTCAGATTTTTGTACTCCTGAGATGAAGGTGATTTTATTTGCTGCTAACAGTGCATTCACGTAGTATAAATTGCTGCACTTTTGCTAATTTATCATTTATGTCTTATGTGTGTCTTATGGTTGGAATATGAATGTTTACTAGGCATCATATGATTGTGAAAATCCCAAGGAGTCTGAATCTCCTCGGTTTCAAGCTATACTTCGTGTCACAAGTGCACCTAGAAAGAGATTTCCTGGTGACATAAAAAGTTTCTCCCATGAATTGAATTCCAAAGGTGTACGGCCATTCCCATTTTGGAAGCCTCGAGGTTTAAACAATTTGGAGGTATTTAAGTTCTGGTGATATTTTTGTTTCCTTGCTACTGTCATATGTCGCGTTTATTAGTGCCACTTTTCTTGATTAGTATGCTTTATTATACAGGAAGTTTTGGTAATGATAAGGGCTAAATTTGACAAAGCAAAGGAAGAAGTGGACTCTGATCTGCACGTATTTGCAGCAGATCTGGTTGGGATTCTGGAGAAGAATACAGAAAATAATCCTGAATGGCAAGAGAACTTAGAAGATTTACTAGTTTTGGCTCGCAATTGTGCTATGACATCTCCTGGAGAGTTTTGGCTTCAGTGTGAAGGCATAGTTCAAGAATTGGATGATAGGCGTCAAGAACTCCCCATGGGTATGCTGAAGCAGCTTCATACTCGTATGCTTTTCATTCTCACAAGGTGTACGAGGTTGTTGCAGTTCCACAAGGAAAGTGGGTTTCCTGAGGatgaaaatgtttttccgctccGTCAATCTCTGCATTCTGTTGGTAATAAGCAAATTCCTCATGGCATCACAAGGGATGGGAAAAGTGACAGTGCTGCAAAGACTTCAAAAGTGCCATCAACAAGGAAATTTTTCAGCCAGGAACAACATGGATTAGATTGGAAAAGAGACCATGATGTTATGCAGCCTGGAAAGTCGCTCTCTCCAGCTTCTGCTGCTGATACATCAAAGAATTTGGACTCTCCTTCTGGCAGGGATCGGATGGCTTCATGGAAAAAACTCCCATCGCCTGCTGGAAAGAGCACAAAAGAAGCTGCTCCGGTGAAAGGGGAGAAGAATGGCATTAGAGTGGAATCGAAGATTCTTAAAAACAGGAGAGGAGCTTCAGATGAGGATTTGGCTATTTCTAAGTCTCCGGAGCTTGCTCCCGTTAAAGATTCTCATGTGCATTCAATAATTCCTTCTAAGCACCAGCACAAAGTATCTTGGGGTTACTGGGGAGATCAACCTAATGTATCTGATGACAGTTCAATAATTTGTCGTATATGTGAGGAAGAGGTTCCCACATTGCACGTGGAAGAACACTCGAGAATCTGTGCAATTGCCGATCGATGTGATCAGAAAGGTCTACGTGTCAATGAGCGCCTTGTTAGAATTGCTGAAACTCTTGACAAGCTGGTCGAGTCTTTTTCACAGAAGGATTTCCAACATGTCGTAGGAAGCCCAGATGGTGCTAAGGTAGCAAACTCTAGTGTTACAGAAGAGTCTGATCTTGCATCTCCCAAATTCAGCGATTGGTCCCGCCGAGGCTCAGTGGACATGCTTGATTTTTGCCCTGAAGCTGATAATTCTGTTTTCATGGATGATGCCAAGGGGTTACCGTCCATGTCATGTAGAACCCGTTTTGGTCCGAAGTCTGATCAAGGAATGACAACTTCTTCTGCGGGTAGCATAACTCCTAGGTCTCCGTTATTGACCCCGAGGACCAGCCAGATAGACTTACTATTGGCGGGGAAAGGTGCCTACTCTGAGCATGATGATATTCCTCAGGTAGTTTTATGTCTCATCTATTAAAAGTCTTGCTCTTCTTCCCCTCCGTTGTTTccatgtttcttgttttggtCTTAATCAATCTTTCACCCGACGGTGTCGATATGCACAAGGGGACAACATGACATTATTGGATTTTGAATGAAGAAGCGAAGTAATGAGTAAATCTGGGCCTAGGGCTGCCCTTTTTGATGCTTTCCGGTTTTGGTTCGGGGGCATGGTTATATTGTATAACGTTCCTGAGTGCCTCGAATTTCAGAGTTATTGGGGAGCCTCTACTTTTGTGGCAAAACTTTCTGAGAGGAGTCACTTTGTGAGTATATTGTCAGAGGTTAGGTTTGTCTCCGGTCCTTCCCGCCCATACCCCCTTCAATTTTGGATTTGTTATTGTGTTGACATGAATTCCGAAGAAGGTAGGACATTGATAGTGAAACACAGTAAAATACATGTACATCTCCTAGCAAATTATAACATAAATACTGCTTAATATTGTTAAGTTTGGAAAGTAAGACGCCGAACATATCATGTGTTTAGTGTCCTACTCCCTAATAATCTTCTTaccacatacatacatacatgtatatatatagatgtatttttttatttcaataatcTTTTCCTATATGGTACGGAGTGTAGGGCTACTAAGAATCAACAGGCAAGTCAGATtgagtgtagcagaaatgagaCTAATGAGATGGAATTAGA
This DNA window, taken from Rhododendron vialii isolate Sample 1 chromosome 8a, ASM3025357v1, encodes the following:
- the LOC131335994 gene encoding probable serine/threonine protein kinase IREH1 isoform X2; this encodes MVFKGRFFSSKKSDPSSPEGSNSPRSLGSNSPSTRSEKKKVKSTKNDPPPINSTTNSTSTSTSTAVRFGAKQQQQQQSSSSVKKKDNNKDVKGKESFEETTSQGPAPHSGLKVSPIVASSLGLNRIKTRSGPLPQESFFVFSKGQGGSSNLSKPPVASGAGDDATVAWSSSSLGSGSGVSRKKKMGSEEEKDVKFGGCSVIDHNNNGSNSHRMSSESGPTSTDHSPLIQTRSRLRDAESSSEAAGQRNSSWRHSGGLRSSDFCTPEMKASYDCENPKESESPRFQAILRVTSAPRKRFPGDIKSFSHELNSKGVRPFPFWKPRGLNNLEEVLVMIRAKFDKAKEEVDSDLHVFAADLVGILEKNTENNPEWQENLEDLLVLARNCAMTSPGEFWLQCEGIVQELDDRRQELPMGMLKQLHTRMLFILTRCTRLLQFHKESGFPEDENVFPLRQSLHSVGNKQIPHGITRDGKSDSAAKTSKVPSTRKFFSQEQHGLDWKRDHDVMQPGKSLSPASAADTSKNLDSPSGRDRMASWKKLPSPAGKSTKEAAPVKGEKNGIRVESKILKNRRGASDEDLAISKSPELAPVKDSHVHSIIPSKHQHKVSWGYWGDQPNVSDDSSIICRICEEEVPTLHVEEHSRICAIADRCDQKGLRVNERLVRIAETLDKLVESFSQKDFQHVVGSPDGAKVANSSVTEESDLASPKFSDWSRRGSVDMLDFCPEADNSVFMDDAKGLPSMSCRTRFGPKSDQGMTTSSAGSITPRSPLLTPRTSQIDLLLAGKGAYSEHDDIPQMNELADIARCVANTPLDDDRSLSYLLSCLEDLRVVIDRRKLDALTVETFGARIEKLIREKYLQLCELVDDEKVDITSTVIDEDAPMEDDVVRSLRTSPVHSSKDRTSIDDFEIIKPISRGAFGRVFLAKKRTTGDLFAIKVLKKADMIRKNAVESILAERDILISVRNPFVVRFFYSFTCRENLYLVMEYLNGGDLYSLLRNLGCLDEDVARVYIAEVVLALDYLHSLRVVHRDLKPDNLLIAHDGHIKLTDFGLSKVGLINSTDDLSGPAASGTTLLGEDETQLSISEHQRDRQKKRSAVGTPDYLAPEILLGTGHGASADWWSVGVILFELIVGIPPFNAEHPQSIFDNILNRKIPWPRVPEEMSYEAQDLIDQLLTEDPQQRLGARGASEVKQHPFFRDINWDTLARQKLFFSPRLHLFLPQKVFLTPATLQVASRGILQMNMFMQPVSMMTVRVVPQAVAVVA
- the LOC131335994 gene encoding probable serine/threonine protein kinase IREH1 isoform X1, giving the protein MVFKGRFFSSKKSDPSSPEGSNSPRSLGSNSPSTRSEKKKVKSTKNDPPPINSTTNSTSTSTSTAVRFGAKQQQQQQSSSSVKKKDNNKDVKGKESFEETTSQGPAPHSGLKVSPIVASSLGLNRIKTRSGPLPQESFFVFSKGQGGSSNLSKPPVASGAGDDATVAWSSSSLGSGSGVSRKKKMGSEEEKDVKFGGCSVIDHNNNGSNSHRMSSESGPTSTDHSPLIQTRSRLRDAESSSEAAGQRNSSWRHSGGLRSSDFCTPEMKASYDCENPKESESPRFQAILRVTSAPRKRFPGDIKSFSHELNSKGVRPFPFWKPRGLNNLEEVLVMIRAKFDKAKEEVDSDLHVFAADLVGILEKNTENNPEWQENLEDLLVLARNCAMTSPGEFWLQCEGIVQELDDRRQELPMGMLKQLHTRMLFILTRCTRLLQFHKESGFPEDENVFPLRQSLHSVGNKQIPHGITRDGKSDSAAKTSKVPSTRKFFSQEQHGLDWKRDHDVMQPGKSLSPASAADTSKNLDSPSGRDRMASWKKLPSPAGKSTKEAAPVKGEKNGIRVESKILKNRRGASDEDLAISKSPELAPVKDSHVHSIIPSKHQHKVSWGYWGDQPNVSDDSSIICRICEEEVPTLHVEEHSRICAIADRCDQKGLRVNERLVRIAETLDKLVESFSQKDFQHVVGSPDGAKVANSSVTEESDLASPKFSDWSRRGSVDMLDFCPEADNSVFMDDAKGLPSMSCRTRFGPKSDQGMTTSSAGSITPRSPLLTPRTSQIDLLLAGKGAYSEHDDIPQMNELADIARCVANTPLDDDRSLSYLLSCLEDLRVVIDRRKLDALTVETFGARIEKLIREKYLQLCELVDDEKVDITSTVIDEDAPMEDDVVRSLRTSPVHSSKDRTSIDDFEIIKPISRGAFGRVFLAKKRTTGDLFAIKVLKKADMIRKNAVESILAERDILISVRNPFVVRFFYSFTCRENLYLVMEYLNGGDLYSLLRNLGCLDEDVARVYIAEVVLALDYLHSLRVVHRDLKPDNLLIAHDGHIKLTDFGLSKVGLINSTDDLSGPAASGTTLLGEDETQLSISEHQRDRQKKRSAVGTPDYLAPEILLGTGHGASADWWSVGVILFELIVGIPPFNAEHPQSIFDNILNRKIPWPRVPEEMSYEAQDLIDQLLTEDPQQRLGARGASEVKQHPFFRDINWDTLARQKAAFVPSSESVLDTSYFTSRFSWNPSDEHVYAASEYDDSESGSTSGSSSCLSNRHDELGDECRGLAEFDSGSSVNYSFSNFSFKNLSQLASINYDLLSKGWRDDPPSNHNV